A single window of Cellulomonas sp. NTE-D12 DNA harbors:
- a CDS encoding 4Fe-4S dicluster domain-containing protein, which produces MQLGTVPERLARNQYDVDEGTPHIEVHQDVVRRTGAAPLLVRICPAHVYTEEPDGSVGFTAAACLECGTCLAVAPDAVGWHYPRGGFGVAYRQG; this is translated from the coding sequence ATGCAGCTCGGCACCGTCCCGGAGCGGCTGGCCCGGAACCAGTACGACGTCGACGAGGGCACGCCGCACATCGAGGTGCACCAGGACGTGGTGCGCCGCACCGGCGCCGCGCCGCTGCTGGTGCGGATCTGCCCGGCGCACGTGTACACCGAGGAGCCGGACGGCAGCGTCGGGTTCACCGCGGCGGCGTGCCTCGAGTGCGGCACGTGCCTGGCTGTCGCACCGGACGCGGTCGGCTGGCACTACCCGCGGGGTGGGTTCGGGGTCGCGTACCGCCAGGGCTGA
- a CDS encoding response regulator transcription factor, translating into MRVLVVEDEPYMAEAIRDGLRLEAIAADLAGDGDTALELLSVNSYDIAVLDRDIPGPSGDEVAASIVASGSGTPILMLTAADRLDDKVTGFELGADDYLTKPFELQELVLRLRALDRRRAHLRPPVRELAGLRLDPFRREVYRDGRYVALTRKQFAVLEVLLAADGGVVSAEELLERAWDENADPFTNAVRITVSALRKRLGEPWVIATVPGVGYRIDAPPAGAARG; encoded by the coding sequence GTGCGTGTGCTGGTCGTCGAGGACGAGCCCTACATGGCCGAGGCGATCCGTGACGGCCTGCGCCTCGAGGCGATCGCCGCGGACCTCGCCGGAGACGGCGACACCGCCCTGGAGCTGCTGAGCGTCAACTCCTACGACATCGCCGTCCTCGACCGGGACATCCCGGGGCCGTCCGGCGACGAGGTCGCCGCGAGCATCGTCGCGTCCGGCAGCGGAACCCCGATCCTCATGCTGACCGCGGCGGACCGGCTGGACGACAAGGTGACCGGTTTCGAGCTCGGCGCCGACGACTACCTGACCAAGCCGTTCGAGCTGCAGGAGCTGGTGCTGCGGCTGCGGGCCCTCGACCGCCGCCGCGCCCACCTGAGGCCTCCGGTGCGTGAGCTCGCCGGCCTGCGTCTGGACCCGTTCCGGCGCGAGGTCTACCGGGACGGCCGCTACGTGGCGCTGACCCGCAAGCAGTTCGCCGTGCTCGAGGTGCTGCTGGCGGCGGACGGCGGCGTGGTCAGCGCCGAGGAGCTGCTGGAGCGGGCGTGGGACGAGAACGCCGACCCGTTCACCAACGCCGTGCGGATCACGGTCTCGGCGCTGCGCAAGCGGCTGGGGGAGCCGTGGGTGATCGCGACGGTGCCGGGCGTCGGCTACCGCATCGACGCACCCCCGGCGGGCGCCGCGCGTGGTTAG
- a CDS encoding response regulator, protein MTRVLVVEDDPALARALAITLRAHRYDVVVAHTGAAALDAAGGGHVELVVLDLGLPDLDGMDVLHALRGWTSVPVVVLSARQTADDKVAALDAGADDYLTKPFTMDELLARLRVAVRHAVPETAPVVETATFTVDIPHHRVTRDGEDVRVTPTEWHLLEQLARNVGKVVGRRELLTELRGPHLDRQTHYLRVYVAQLRRKLEPDPAHPRHLLTEPGIGYRLVP, encoded by the coding sequence ATGACCCGCGTTCTGGTGGTCGAGGACGATCCGGCGCTCGCCCGCGCGCTGGCGATCACCCTGCGCGCCCACCGGTACGACGTCGTCGTCGCCCACACCGGCGCCGCCGCGCTGGACGCCGCCGGCGGCGGCCACGTCGAGCTCGTCGTGCTGGACCTGGGGCTGCCCGACCTCGACGGCATGGACGTGCTGCACGCGCTGCGCGGCTGGACGAGCGTGCCGGTGGTGGTGCTGTCCGCCCGGCAGACCGCCGACGACAAGGTCGCCGCGCTCGATGCCGGCGCCGACGACTACCTGACCAAGCCGTTCACCATGGACGAGCTGCTCGCCCGCCTGCGGGTGGCGGTCCGGCACGCCGTCCCCGAGACCGCACCCGTGGTCGAGACGGCGACCTTCACCGTCGACATCCCGCACCACCGCGTCACGCGCGACGGCGAGGACGTGCGGGTCACGCCCACCGAGTGGCACCTGCTCGAACAGCTCGCCCGCAACGTGGGCAAGGTGGTGGGCCGCCGCGAGCTGCTCACGGAGCTGCGCGGACCCCATCTCGACCGGCAGACCCACTACCTGCGCGTGTACGTCGCCCAGCTGCGACGCAAGCTCGAGCCCGACCCGGCTCATCCTCGGCACCTGCTCACCGAACCCGGCATCGGCTACCGACTGGTGCCCTGA
- a CDS encoding HAMP domain-containing sensor histidine kinase, whose amino-acid sequence MSVRLKLTLSYAGFLMIAGALLLAVVLLFLLRYVPADAVSVPRELVPGRIGGPNLFIPGRSDLWRAFAPRAAEAAVFLLVFGLVGGWLLAGRMLAPLTRITEATRLAAAGSLSHRIQLPGSDDELHELADAFDTMLARLEAHDAEQRRFAANASHELRTPLAITRTMLDVARKDPDRDTDRLLERLQTVNARAIDLTEALLVLSRANQRSFTRERVDLSVLAEEAAETLLPLAEKQGTVVTTTGDAAVTLGSHALLLQLVTNLLHNAIVHNVPGQGLVRGTVQVGTTARPGWVVLTVENTGPRLAPELVPTLTEPFQRGTERVHDDQVGVGLGLAIVDSITRAHDGTVTLTPRAEGGLRVRVRLPAAPSPVG is encoded by the coding sequence CTGAGCGTGCGGCTCAAGCTCACCCTCAGCTACGCCGGGTTCCTGATGATCGCCGGGGCGCTGCTGCTGGCCGTGGTCCTGCTGTTCCTGCTCCGGTACGTGCCGGCCGACGCGGTGAGCGTCCCCCGGGAGCTGGTGCCGGGTCGGATCGGTGGGCCGAACCTGTTCATCCCCGGGCGGTCCGACCTGTGGCGGGCGTTCGCGCCCAGGGCGGCCGAGGCCGCCGTCTTCCTGCTGGTGTTCGGTCTGGTCGGCGGCTGGCTGCTGGCCGGGCGCATGCTGGCGCCGCTGACCCGCATCACCGAGGCGACCCGCCTGGCGGCGGCCGGCTCCCTGTCGCACCGGATCCAGCTGCCCGGCTCGGACGACGAGCTGCACGAGCTCGCCGACGCGTTCGACACGATGCTCGCCCGGCTCGAGGCGCACGACGCCGAGCAGCGCCGGTTCGCCGCCAACGCCTCCCACGAGCTGCGCACGCCGCTGGCGATCACCCGCACGATGCTCGACGTCGCCCGCAAGGACCCCGACCGCGACACCGACCGGCTGCTGGAGCGGCTGCAGACGGTCAACGCACGCGCGATCGACCTGACCGAGGCGCTGCTGGTGCTCAGCCGGGCCAACCAGCGGTCGTTCACGCGCGAGCGCGTCGACCTGTCGGTGCTGGCCGAGGAGGCCGCCGAGACGTTGCTGCCGCTGGCGGAGAAGCAGGGGACCGTCGTCACCACGACCGGGGACGCCGCCGTCACGCTCGGCTCGCACGCCCTGCTGCTGCAGCTGGTCACCAACCTGCTGCACAACGCGATCGTGCACAACGTGCCTGGTCAGGGCCTGGTGCGGGGCACCGTGCAGGTCGGCACGACGGCCCGGCCCGGCTGGGTGGTGCTCACGGTGGAGAACACCGGTCCGCGGCTCGCGCCCGAGCTCGTCCCCACCCTCACCGAACCGTTCCAACGCGGTACCGAGCGGGTGCACGACGACCAGGTGGGCGTCGGCCTGGGCCTGGCGATCGTCGACAGCATCACACGGGCGCACGACGGCACGGTGACCCTCACGCCGCGGGCCGAGGGCGGTCTGCGCGTGCGGGTGCGGCTGCCGGCCGCACCATCCCCGGTCGGCTGA
- the vanX gene encoding D-Ala-D-Ala dipeptidase VanX encodes MRDDFVFVDEAVPGIRWDAKYATWDNFTGRPVDGYLANRVVGTRALCAALADAKAGAAALGFGLLLWDGYRPRRAVDCFVRWSRSPEDGRTKRRHYPNLERHQILEQGYVATRSGHSRGATVDLTLYHLATGERAAMGGDHDLMDPVSHHGAPGVTPAEAENRECLCAVMEACGFERYPCEWWHYTLRDEPYPDMYFDFPVA; translated from the coding sequence ATGAGGGACGACTTCGTCTTCGTCGACGAGGCGGTGCCCGGCATCCGCTGGGACGCCAAGTACGCCACGTGGGACAACTTCACCGGCAGACCGGTCGACGGGTACCTCGCCAACCGCGTGGTCGGCACCCGCGCCCTGTGCGCGGCGCTCGCGGACGCGAAGGCCGGTGCCGCCGCGCTCGGGTTCGGCCTGCTGCTGTGGGACGGCTACCGCCCCCGCCGGGCGGTCGACTGCTTCGTGCGGTGGTCGCGCAGCCCCGAGGACGGTCGCACCAAACGACGGCACTACCCCAACCTCGAGCGGCACCAGATCCTCGAGCAGGGGTACGTCGCCACCCGTTCGGGCCACAGCCGCGGCGCGACCGTCGACCTGACGCTGTACCACCTGGCCACGGGCGAGCGCGCCGCGATGGGCGGCGACCACGACCTGATGGACCCGGTGTCCCACCACGGTGCGCCGGGCGTCACGCCGGCCGAGGCGGAGAACCGGGAGTGCCTGTGCGCCGTGATGGAGGCCTGCGGGTTCGAGCGCTACCCCTGCGAGTGGTGGCACTACACGCTGCGCGACGAGCCGTACCCGGACATGTACTTCGACTTCCCGGTGGCGTGA
- a CDS encoding copper homeostasis protein CutC, whose product MDVALEIAVQDPEGVAAAVAGGADRIELCTALALGGLTPSAGLVRAAVAAGRPVHVLVRPRAGGFEYSAVELAVILDDVRRALDLGAQGVVVGGVRGERIDTALVERVRALAGPAEVTFHRAFDTLTDLEPALDVLAGLGVDRVLTSGGASRVADGLPQLERLVARADGRLEVMAGSGVDASTVRAVVATGVAAVHASAKRTVVEATRVDLGSLAQAGSSAREATDEAAVRALRTALDEVRRTS is encoded by the coding sequence GTGGACGTCGCGCTCGAGATCGCCGTGCAGGACCCCGAGGGCGTCGCGGCGGCGGTCGCCGGCGGCGCCGACCGGATCGAGCTGTGCACCGCGCTCGCACTGGGTGGCCTGACCCCGTCGGCGGGGCTTGTCCGGGCGGCGGTGGCCGCCGGACGGCCCGTGCACGTGCTCGTGCGGCCGCGTGCCGGGGGCTTCGAGTACAGCGCGGTCGAGCTGGCGGTGATCCTCGACGACGTGCGCCGGGCGCTCGACCTCGGCGCGCAGGGCGTGGTGGTCGGCGGGGTGCGCGGCGAGCGGATCGACACGGCGCTGGTCGAGCGGGTCCGCGCGCTGGCGGGGCCGGCGGAGGTGACGTTCCACCGGGCGTTCGACACGCTGACGGACCTGGAGCCCGCCCTCGACGTGCTCGCCGGTCTCGGCGTGGACCGGGTGCTGACGTCGGGCGGCGCCAGCCGGGTCGCGGACGGGCTGCCGCAGCTCGAACGCCTGGTCGCCCGGGCGGACGGTCGCCTTGAGGTGATGGCGGGATCCGGGGTCGACGCGTCCACCGTGCGAGCCGTGGTGGCGACGGGCGTCGCCGCGGTCCACGCGTCGGCGAAGCGGACGGTGGTCGAGGCGACCCGGGTGGACCTCGGGTCGCTGGCGCAGGCCGGCTCGTCGGCGCGGGAGGCGACGGACGAGGCGGCGGTCCGCGCGCTGCGCACGGCGCTCGACGAGGTCCGTCGGACCAGCTGA
- a CDS encoding NAD(P)-dependent oxidoreductase codes for MSHRHPALALVDHPAPAASPPTPPAATGVTVYGCTPDEAALVRELAPALGVRPTLTAEPLSEANVALAHGNRCVSIDHRAPVASRTLVALRRAGVEHLSTRSIGLDHVDVAAARTIGLSVQNVTYAPDGVADYTLMLILMLVRDARRIVRRVDAQDYRIVGGRHRELRDLTVGVVGTGRIGTAVIDRLGAFGCRVLAFDRRPTPGVQSVRLDQLLRASDVVTLHTSLTADTYHLVDRERLALLKPGALLVNTGRGALVDTAALVDALESGRLGGAALDVVEGEERLFYADHRADAGGDDPLHQLAGLPNVLVSPHTAYYTDRALRETVEQSLLGCVQAERGVRRA; via the coding sequence ATGAGTCACCGGCACCCCGCGCTCGCCCTGGTCGACCACCCCGCACCGGCGGCTTCGCCGCCGACACCCCCCGCCGCCACCGGCGTCACCGTGTACGGCTGCACGCCGGACGAGGCCGCCCTGGTCCGGGAGCTCGCGCCCGCGCTCGGCGTGCGCCCGACCCTCACCGCGGAGCCCCTGTCCGAGGCGAACGTCGCGCTGGCGCACGGCAACCGGTGCGTCAGCATCGACCACCGGGCGCCGGTGGCGAGCCGGACCCTCGTGGCGCTGCGCCGAGCGGGGGTGGAGCACCTGTCCACGCGCAGCATCGGGCTGGACCACGTCGACGTGGCGGCCGCCCGCACCATCGGCCTGAGCGTGCAGAACGTGACGTACGCACCGGACGGCGTCGCCGACTACACGCTGATGCTGATCCTCATGCTGGTGCGGGACGCCCGGCGGATCGTCCGACGGGTCGACGCGCAGGACTACCGGATCGTCGGAGGCCGGCACCGCGAGCTGCGGGACCTGACCGTCGGCGTGGTCGGCACCGGCCGCATCGGCACCGCGGTGATCGACCGGCTGGGGGCCTTCGGGTGCCGGGTGCTCGCCTTCGACCGGCGTCCGACGCCCGGCGTCCAGAGCGTCCGGCTGGACCAGCTGCTGCGCGCCAGCGACGTCGTGACGCTGCACACCTCGCTCACCGCGGACACGTACCACCTGGTCGACCGCGAGCGCCTCGCGCTGCTGAAGCCGGGTGCCCTGCTGGTCAACACCGGCCGCGGTGCGCTGGTCGACACCGCGGCGCTGGTCGACGCGCTCGAGTCGGGCCGGCTCGGGGGCGCCGCGCTGGACGTCGTCGAGGGTGAGGAGCGCCTGTTCTACGCCGACCACCGGGCGGACGCGGGCGGCGACGACCCCCTGCACCAGCTGGCCGGGCTGCCGAACGTGCTGGTCAGCCCGCACACCGCGTACTACACGGACAGGGCGCTCCGCGAGACGGTCGAGCAGAGCCTGCTCGGCTGCGTGCAGGCCGAGAGGGGGGTGCGGCGTGCCTAG
- a CDS encoding response regulator transcription factor gives MTPTTVLVVDDHALFRDGLTALISRWDDFVVVGTAADGAEAIRLARSLRPGLILMDVRMEPVGGVEATAAITTADPDVRVVMLTMSSLGEDVYQALRNGAHGYLSKDERADRLHEYLAGLMRGEAAMSSTIAARVLAEFGLPGGSGTPIPPAHERLTHRERDVLRFLVDGLSNEEIAQQLFLSEATVKKHLGSIMTKLHVRNRVQVAVFGVRQGIVH, from the coding sequence ATGACGCCGACCACCGTGCTCGTGGTGGACGACCACGCGCTGTTCCGCGACGGGCTGACCGCGCTGATCAGCCGGTGGGACGACTTCGTGGTGGTCGGCACCGCGGCGGACGGCGCCGAGGCGATCCGGCTGGCGCGCAGCCTGCGGCCCGGGCTGATCCTCATGGACGTGCGGATGGAGCCGGTCGGCGGGGTCGAGGCGACCGCCGCGATCACCACCGCCGACCCGGACGTCCGGGTGGTGATGCTCACCATGTCCAGCCTGGGCGAGGACGTGTACCAGGCGCTGCGGAACGGCGCGCACGGGTACCTCAGCAAGGACGAGCGCGCGGACCGGCTGCACGAGTACCTCGCCGGCCTGATGCGCGGCGAGGCCGCGATGTCCTCCACCATCGCGGCGCGGGTGCTGGCCGAGTTCGGCCTGCCGGGCGGCTCCGGCACCCCGATCCCGCCGGCGCACGAGCGGCTGACCCACCGCGAGCGCGACGTGCTGCGGTTCCTGGTGGACGGGCTGTCCAACGAGGAGATCGCCCAGCAGCTGTTCCTCTCCGAGGCGACGGTGAAGAAGCACCTCGGCAGCATCATGACCAAGCTCCACGTGCGGAACCGGGTGCAGGTGGCGGTGTTCGGGGTGCGGCAGGGCATCGTCCACTAG
- a CDS encoding FAD-binding protein: MSDDTWLLAAAGAHLKGAVGTARAAGGRVTVLAVGPRELADAAAAAAPDEVRWLETADDQPAEAWAAALAAEVATAAPHVVLAPSDPASRTLLAAAAVPLGAALLTRVLAVRPQDGALVVDRSSLGGAVVETLTVHGPLAAVLEDADDAPPAAAPATVAPLAPAGTPVPMQVKREPLPGAAAGIRDAARVVSVGRGLRSKDDLALLDGLLAALGAELACSMPVADDLGWVPKERYVGRSGQHIAPRLYLALGISGMPQHLEGVRDAKVVAAVNSDPAAPIFRTADYGVVGDLYEVVPALVAALAE; the protein is encoded by the coding sequence ATGAGCGACGACACCTGGCTGCTGGCCGCCGCCGGCGCCCACCTGAAGGGCGCCGTCGGCACCGCACGTGCGGCGGGCGGACGGGTCACCGTGCTGGCCGTCGGCCCCCGGGAGCTGGCCGACGCCGCCGCGGCCGCCGCACCCGACGAGGTCCGGTGGCTCGAGACGGCCGACGACCAGCCGGCCGAGGCGTGGGCCGCCGCCCTCGCCGCCGAGGTGGCCACCGCGGCGCCGCACGTGGTGCTCGCACCGTCCGACCCCGCCTCGCGCACCCTGCTGGCGGCCGCGGCCGTGCCGCTCGGCGCGGCGCTGCTGACCCGGGTGCTCGCGGTGCGACCGCAGGACGGCGCGCTGGTCGTCGACCGCTCGTCCCTCGGCGGTGCTGTGGTGGAGACCCTCACCGTGCACGGCCCGCTCGCGGCCGTCCTGGAGGACGCGGACGACGCACCGCCCGCCGCGGCGCCGGCCACCGTCGCTCCCCTGGCACCCGCCGGCACACCGGTCCCGATGCAGGTGAAGCGGGAGCCGCTGCCCGGTGCCGCGGCCGGCATCCGGGACGCCGCCCGCGTCGTCTCCGTCGGCCGGGGCCTGCGGTCCAAGGACGACCTGGCGCTGCTCGACGGCCTGCTCGCGGCGCTCGGCGCGGAGCTGGCGTGCTCGATGCCGGTCGCCGACGACCTGGGCTGGGTCCCCAAGGAGCGGTACGTCGGCCGGTCCGGCCAGCACATCGCCCCGCGCCTGTACCTGGCGCTCGGCATCTCCGGGATGCCGCAGCACCTGGAGGGCGTGCGCGACGCGAAGGTCGTCGCCGCGGTGAACAGCGACCCGGCGGCCCCGATCTTCCGCACGGCCGACTACGGCGTGGTGGGCGACCTCTACGAGGTGGTCCCCGCGCTCGTGGCCGCCCTCGCCGAGTAG
- a CDS encoding D-alanyl-D-alanine carboxypeptidase family protein — protein MAALVVAGAAVVGTLVHDSASASAVHEPPSASAVHDSPSPAAVHDSASASSIPTGEAAAPPDVTQADGLLPAGVTPSDTRYPGVANLRPDLLAALRRAAADAAAAGVRLDVTSGWRSAAYQGRLLSQAVATYGSSAEAARWVAGPTTSSHVSGSAVDVGPTAATSWLARHGAAYGLCQTYRNEPWHYELRPAAVRTGCPAMYADPTQDPRLQP, from the coding sequence GTGGCAGCCCTGGTGGTGGCGGGCGCTGCCGTGGTCGGCACGCTCGTGCACGACTCCGCCTCCGCGTCGGCCGTACACGAGCCTCCCTCGGCGTCAGCCGTCCACGACTCTCCCTCCCCGGCAGCCGTCCACGACTCGGCGTCCGCGTCGTCGATCCCCACCGGCGAGGCCGCCGCTCCGCCGGACGTGACGCAGGCCGACGGCCTGCTGCCGGCCGGCGTCACCCCGTCGGACACCCGCTACCCCGGTGTCGCGAACCTGCGCCCGGACCTGCTCGCCGCCCTGCGTCGCGCGGCCGCGGACGCCGCGGCGGCCGGTGTCCGTCTCGACGTCACCAGCGGCTGGCGCTCCGCCGCCTACCAGGGCCGACTGCTGAGCCAGGCGGTCGCCACCTACGGCTCGTCGGCGGAGGCCGCCCGGTGGGTCGCCGGCCCGACGACCTCGTCGCACGTCTCCGGCAGCGCCGTCGACGTCGGCCCCACCGCCGCGACGTCGTGGCTGGCCCGGCACGGCGCCGCCTACGGGCTGTGCCAGACCTACCGCAACGAGCCCTGGCACTACGAGCTGCGCCCGGCGGCGGTCCGCACCGGGTGTCCCGCGATGTACGCCGACCCGACGCAGGACCCGCGCCTGCAGCCGTGA
- a CDS encoding FAD-dependent oxidoreductase, whose translation MDEDVFDVLVVGAGIAGCVAAYRLAQAGRSVVLLERGAEPGSKNLSGGVLYCRVLEQVFPGFVDQAPVERRITRNTLMFLNPTSSVSVDYRDQRLAEPVNAVTVLRARLDAWLARQCEDAGVMVMPGIRVDGLLRDGEQVVGVRAGDDELRARIVIAADGVNSFLARSAGIRGPEPTKHLAVGVKSVVGLPRAVIDERFGVSGDQGAAYAVVGDCTQGIAGGGFLYTNAESLSVGVVLRLDDLVASGLQTSAIHDAFLAHPSIAPLLEGGELLEYGCHLTIEDGPAMAAHDLTRPGLMIVGDAAGFTLNTGMTVRGMDLAAGSAIAAAAAADRALAADDVSQGAMDGYLAELSRSFVGADMATYAKAPAFLDSTLLYDKVGPMLADVMHGVFDLDTSPRRHLRTTARQAVRTSGVPLRKLAGLGVAAMRGL comes from the coding sequence ATGGACGAGGACGTGTTCGACGTCCTGGTGGTGGGTGCCGGCATCGCCGGCTGCGTGGCCGCCTACCGGCTGGCGCAGGCCGGCCGGTCGGTGGTGCTGCTGGAGCGCGGTGCCGAGCCCGGCTCGAAGAACCTGTCCGGCGGGGTGCTGTACTGCCGCGTGCTGGAGCAGGTGTTCCCCGGGTTCGTCGACCAGGCGCCTGTCGAGCGCAGGATCACCCGCAACACCCTGATGTTCCTCAACCCGACCTCCTCGGTCAGCGTCGACTACCGCGACCAGCGGCTGGCGGAGCCGGTCAACGCGGTCACCGTGCTGCGTGCGCGGCTCGACGCGTGGCTGGCGCGGCAGTGCGAGGACGCCGGCGTGATGGTGATGCCGGGGATCCGGGTGGACGGGCTCCTGCGCGACGGCGAGCAGGTGGTCGGCGTGCGGGCCGGTGACGACGAGCTGCGGGCCCGCATCGTGATCGCGGCGGACGGGGTGAACTCGTTCCTCGCCCGGTCGGCCGGCATCCGCGGGCCGGAACCGACCAAGCACCTGGCCGTCGGCGTGAAGTCGGTGGTGGGTCTGCCACGCGCCGTGATCGACGAGCGGTTCGGGGTCAGCGGTGACCAGGGTGCCGCGTACGCGGTGGTCGGCGACTGCACCCAGGGGATCGCCGGCGGCGGCTTCCTGTACACCAACGCCGAGTCGCTGTCCGTCGGCGTGGTGCTGCGGCTGGACGACCTGGTCGCGTCCGGGCTGCAGACGTCGGCGATCCACGACGCGTTCCTGGCGCACCCGTCGATCGCGCCGCTGCTCGAGGGCGGTGAGCTGCTGGAGTACGGCTGCCACCTGACCATCGAGGACGGGCCGGCGATGGCCGCGCACGACCTGACCCGGCCGGGCCTGATGATCGTCGGCGACGCCGCCGGCTTCACGCTGAACACCGGGATGACCGTCCGCGGGATGGACCTCGCCGCCGGCTCGGCGATCGCGGCCGCGGCGGCGGCGGACCGGGCACTGGCGGCCGACGACGTCTCGCAGGGGGCGATGGACGGCTACCTGGCCGAGCTGTCCCGCTCCTTCGTCGGCGCCGACATGGCGACGTACGCCAAGGCGCCGGCGTTCCTCGACAGCACGTTGCTCTACGACAAGGTCGGCCCGATGCTCGCCGACGTGATGCACGGCGTGTTCGACCTGGACACGAGCCCGCGCCGGCACCTGCGCACCACGGCACGGCAGGCGGTCCGCACGTCCGGCGTGCCGCTGCGGAAGCTGGCGGGCCTGGGTGTCGCCGCGATGAGGGGGTTGTGA
- a CDS encoding ATP-binding protein — MGHGRSYLAELVRINDTLIWSQDRTDSFVAAVEIIRDIMGARLAPTYLQDEAGNLLVLVTDDQTRDALGPHFATMPAHEHVRPPWINPQEWPVSAADHLADPAWALLPDDFKAWFGESGVVVSIHADGRHLGAVLLCFDGPWALTTTRKEFLAAAGRILGNAVYRWQVAGRERELGALEERRRLSDELHVDLSQQLAALGLHAGVMQLDAAARDVDRLVADVDHLEQLVSTANRSLRHQMLGLRTDAEMVKGTFVAQVRCHLDNFERQFGIPVTLECTGDADQVPLAVAAQLIRVLQEALANVHLHAHAAAVTVRLLPTSTRIRLEVEDDGNGFDPTSVPDSRLGVRIMSERMQQVDGVVQFGRGAASGTLVTAEAPLRRAGSSSAMPSRVGVAS, encoded by the coding sequence ATGGGTCACGGGCGCTCGTACCTGGCCGAGCTGGTCCGGATCAACGACACGCTGATCTGGTCGCAGGACCGCACCGACTCCTTCGTCGCCGCGGTCGAGATCATCCGCGACATCATGGGCGCCCGCCTGGCGCCGACCTACCTGCAGGACGAGGCCGGCAACCTGCTGGTGCTGGTGACCGACGACCAGACGCGGGACGCGCTGGGCCCCCACTTCGCGACGATGCCGGCGCACGAGCACGTCCGACCGCCGTGGATCAACCCGCAGGAGTGGCCGGTGTCGGCGGCCGACCACCTGGCCGACCCCGCGTGGGCGCTGCTGCCCGACGACTTCAAGGCGTGGTTCGGCGAGTCCGGCGTGGTGGTGTCGATCCACGCCGACGGGCGGCACCTGGGCGCCGTGCTGCTGTGCTTCGACGGGCCGTGGGCGCTGACGACGACCCGCAAGGAGTTCCTCGCGGCGGCCGGACGGATCCTCGGCAACGCGGTGTACCGGTGGCAGGTCGCCGGGCGGGAACGCGAGCTCGGTGCGCTGGAGGAGCGGCGCCGGCTGAGCGACGAGCTGCACGTGGACCTGTCCCAGCAGCTGGCGGCGCTGGGGCTGCACGCCGGCGTGATGCAGCTGGACGCCGCCGCCCGGGACGTGGACCGGCTCGTCGCGGACGTGGACCACCTGGAGCAGCTCGTCTCCACCGCCAACCGGAGCCTGCGGCACCAGATGCTCGGCCTGCGCACCGACGCCGAGATGGTCAAGGGCACCTTCGTCGCGCAGGTGCGCTGCCACCTGGACAACTTCGAGCGGCAGTTCGGCATCCCGGTCACGCTGGAGTGCACCGGCGACGCCGACCAGGTGCCGCTGGCGGTGGCGGCCCAGCTGATCCGCGTCCTGCAGGAGGCGCTGGCGAACGTGCACCTGCACGCGCACGCCGCCGCCGTCACCGTCCGGCTGCTGCCCACCTCGACGCGCATCCGCCTCGAGGTGGAGGACGACGGCAACGGGTTCGACCCCACCTCCGTGCCCGACTCCCGGCTCGGCGTCCGGATCATGTCCGAGCGGATGCAGCAGGTGGACGGGGTGGTGCAGTTCGGCCGCGGCGCCGCCAGCGGGACGCTCGTCACCGCGGAGGCGCCGCTGCGGCGCGCCGGCTCGTCGTCGGCGATGCCGTCGCGCGTCGGGGTGGCGTCATGA